CAGTTATTGAGACAGGTCAGGGAGTGGACATAAGAACATTTACTCCGATGTCAAAAAAACTGTACGAAACTGAAGTTGTCAAGAAACTTATGGACGAGTTTGGATACAAATCAGTAATGGCAGTTCCTAAACTTGAGAAGATAGTTGTAAATGTTGGATGGGGTGAAGCGATTACTGACCCAGATTCACTTGATGTCGTTGTAGATGAAATTACTCTGATGACAGGACAGAGAGCGGTTAAAACCTATGCTAAAAAGTCAATATCAAACTTCAAAATAAGAAAAGGTCAAGCAATCGGTGCTAAAGTTACTTTGAGAAAGATACTAATGTATAACTTCCTTGATGTTCTTATACACATTGCATTGCCAAGAACAAAGGACTTCAATGGAGTTAGCACTAAAGGATTTGATGGTAGGGGTAATTTTTCATTCTCTATAAAGGAGCAGGTCGTCTTTCCTTCAATAAAGTATGATATGATAAAACAGATACACGGTCTTGATGTTACGATAGTAACAACGGCAAGAACCGATGTAGAAGCATACAAACTCTTGAAGTATCTAGGATTTCCGTTTAAGGAGAAAGATTAGGAGGTGTTATGGCAAAGAAATCTCTAGTTGTTAAGCAACAAAAGGAACCAAAGTTTAAAGTGAGAAAGTACAACAGGTGTAAAATATGTGGTAGAGTAAGAGGTTATATAAGAGACTATGGTGTTTGTAGAATGTGTTTTAGAGAGCTTGCTCATAGAGGACTCTTGCCCGGTATTAGAAAAGCGTCTTGGTAAGGAGGTATTATGGGTCTTATAGCAGATACTATCGGTGATGCTTTGAATA
This is a stretch of genomic DNA from Spirochaetota bacterium. It encodes these proteins:
- the rplE gene encoding 50S ribosomal protein L5, whose amino-acid sequence is MSKKLYETEVVKKLMDEFGYKSVMAVPKLEKIVVNVGWGEAITDPDSLDVVVDEITLMTGQRAVKTYAKKSISNFKIRKGQAIGAKVTLRKILMYNFLDVLIHIALPRTKDFNGVSTKGFDGRGNFSFSIKEQVVFPSIKYDMIKQIHGLDVTIVTTARTDVEAYKLLKYLGFPFKEKD
- a CDS encoding type Z 30S ribosomal protein S14 codes for the protein MAKKSLVVKQQKEPKFKVRKYNRCKICGRVRGYIRDYGVCRMCFRELAHRGLLPGIRKASW